The Hippoglossus hippoglossus isolate fHipHip1 chromosome 19, fHipHip1.pri, whole genome shotgun sequence genome has a segment encoding these proteins:
- the LOC117752580 gene encoding histone acetyltransferase KAT6A-like has protein sequence MPNSSEQSHFGGSLSYHGPEWIEGQNHKTASRCHFCGTMAGRRNSLAVCGGDGGVWSHHHVNLDEKQNPVLQSSQIQQDRHGQQLLRKNSVPDLGSSLYLRQMMASLASAPPVDYYMTGSTLSGQPPEESGFYRDNQHMLTRSASHYGSNARGMKPTWDQGQARATPTVLASASTPNPMPPPPPPPPPPPPPPPPPPVHELSRLFRETLGSKMIPDVQRIGGSSPGPAVYGVQPPLPIYAAGPPSLSAHQAYNNINGFSLDSYQPAATNTVVDPAYQGMDGAFPRAYGAIGSQRQHYDPNYDMNSAMVAATAGFNSGLSLHHPSAADPKKMVDPSFLAFLRAEGLAESTITLLLQHGFDSYATLGMMEDHDVRSVAPNLAQARALSRVMLGCKTSGTAPRTRSNSFTHRNELYMQPQGLTMDPNLIQQHPTNIQNMSPRMGEFLGRRPSSAPSQHLLETTTYPGSRPMGSGAFPISPGGYSNAVTQGRPFSMYNAHTGLAMSALGQQPPSAPGTHGAAPKTYSGSYSPMELMKRAPNLPPTSPAAAPSPLHSPQLLRKGIGAAPESTIIPVTSSSALQAQNLNNSRMVGRRTGPPVIVSTMATAPDTSNVKPHLFHESLQTISLVFFDLYFFQWVLVIFSFSDLSCR, from the coding sequence ATGCCTAACTCAAGTGAGCAGTCGCATTTTGGTGGCTCTCTGAGCTATCACGGCCCTGAATGGATTGAAGGCCAGAACCACAAGACTGCAAGTCGCTGTCACTTCTGTGGCACCATGGCAGGTCGTAGGAATTCTCTGGCAGTCTGTGGGGGAGATGGTGGAGTATGGTCTCACCATCACGTAAATCTTGATGAGAAACAGAATCCAGTCCTCCAGTCTTCCCAGATCCAACAGGACCGGCATGGACAGCAGCTACTGAGGAAGAACTCTGTGCCCGATCTTGGCAGCAGCCTCTACCTCAGACAAATGATGGCAAGCCTGGCCTCTGCACCACCTGTGGATTACTACATGACTGGTTCTACCTTATCTGGTCAGCCACCTGAAGAGTCTGGGTTTTATAGGGATAACCAGCACATGCTCACCAGATCAGCATCGCATTATGGGTCCAACGCTAGGGGGATGAAGCCTACCTGGGATCAAGGACAGGCAAGGGCCACACCTACCGTGTTGGCGTCTGCTTCTACACCTAACCCCatgcctcctccccctccccctcctcccccgcctcctccaccacctcctccccctcctgttCATGAGCTGAGCCGTTTGTTCAGGGAAACTCTGGGATCTAAAATGATCCCAGACGTCCAGCGTATTGGTGGCAGCTCTCCTGGTCCTGCGGTCTACGGGGTCCAGCCCCCTCTTCCTATTTACGCTGCTGGGCCACCGTCTCTTTCTGCTCACCAAGCTTACAACAATATAAACGGCTTTTCCCTGGACTCCTATCAGCCAGCTGCCACCAATACTGTGGTGGACCCAGCATACCAGGGAATGGACGGAGCTTTCCCCCGGGCTTATGGAGCTATAGGCTCTCAGAGGCAACATTATGACCCAAATTATGACATGAATTCAGCCATGGTGGCTGCCACAGCTGGATTTAACTCTGGTCTGTCTCTTCACCATCCCAGTGCTGCAGACCCCAAGAAGATGGTGGACCCTTCCTTCCTGGCTTTCCTGCGAGCTGAAGGATTGGCTGAGAGCACTATCACTCTCCTGCTGCAACATGGCTTTGATTCCTATGCCACCCTGGGGATGATGGAGGACCATGATGTCCGCTCTGTGGCCCCTAACTTGGCCCAGGCCCGTGCTCTCTCACGTGTGATGCTTGGTTGCAAGACAAGTGGAACAGCACCACGTACACGATCCAACAGCTTTACCCATCGCAATGAGCTCTACATGCAGCCCCAGGGTTTGACCATGGACCCCAACCTGATACAGCAACATCCCACCAATATCCAGAACATGTCCCCCAGGATGGGAGAATTTCTTGGCAGAAGACCCAGTAGTGCACCCTCCCAACACCTCCTGGAGACCACCACCTACCCAGGATCTCGGCCCATGGGAAGTGGAGCTTTTCCAATTAGCCCTGGAGGATATAGCAATGCTGTGACTCAGGGAAGACCCTTCTCCATGTATAATGCCCACACTGGTCTTGCCATGTCTGCTCTTGGACAACAGCCTCCATCAGCCCCGGGCACCCATGGAGCAGCCCCAAAAACCTATTCTGGCTCCTATTCCCCCATGGAGCTGATGAAGAGAGCACCCAACCTTCCTCCaacatcaccagcagcagcgccAAGCCCCCTTCACAGCCCCCAACTGCTCCGGAAAGGGATCGGTGCTGCCCCTGAAAGTACCATCATTCCTGTGACCTCTTCCTCCGCTCTCCAAGCGCAAAATCTTAACAACAGCAGGATGGTTGGACGTCGTACTGGTCCCCCTGTCATTGTCTCAACCATGGCCACCGCGCCTGACACAAGTAATGTCAAACCTCACCTATTTCACGAATCTCTTCAAACTatctctcttgttttctttgatttgtatttttttcagtggGTTTTggtgatattttctttttctgatttgTCTTGTAGATAA